The nucleotide sequence GGCAGCTCCTGGTGCGCGTACGCCGCCATGCACACGTCCTTCGCGCGGCGCAGCAGCTCGCGGAAGGTGGGGTTGCCGCCCAGGTCATTGCGCAGCACCAGCGTGTTGACGAAGAAGCCGATCAACGACTCCAGCTCCGGCACGTTGCGGCCGGCGATGGGTGAGCCGACGGTGATGTCCGTCTGCCGCGAGTGACGGTGCATCAGCGTCTGGAACGTCGCCAGCAACGTCATGAAGAGGGTGGCGCCCTCCTGCTGGCTCACTTCCTTCAGCGCGCGCGTGAGCGCCACGGGGAGCGTGACGAACTGACGCGAGCCCCGGTACGTCTGGCGCACGGGACGCGGCCTGTCGGTGGGCAGCTCCAGCGGCGCGGGCAGCGTCTTCAGGTGCTGCTTCCAGAAGTCGAGCTCGACGCGCAGCCGCTCGCCCTGCATCCGCTCGCGCTGCCACTCCGCGAAGTCGGAGTACTGGATGGCCAGCTCGGGGATCGCGGGCGACTGTCCGCTGACCTCCGCGGCGTAGAACGTCATCAGCTCGCGCACGAAGACGCCCAGCGACCAGCGGTCCGTCACCAGGTGGTGCATGGTGACGAGCGCCACGTGGTTGTCGGGCCCCAGGCGCAGCACCTTGCCTCGCAGCAGCGGGCCCTTCGCCAGGTCGAACAGGCGCTGGGACTCCTCGCTGGTGCGGCGCTCCACCTCCGCGTCCTGCTCCTCCTTGGCCAGCGCGGAGATGTCCTCCACGGGGATGGTCAGCGTCAGCTCCGGCAGGACGACCTGCACGGGGAGCCCGTCGTCGCGCGCGGCGAACACCGTGCGCAGCGACTCGTGCCGGCGCACCACCTGGTTCACGCACCGCTCCAGCAGCGCGATGTCCAGCGTGCCGGTGAATTGCACGGTGATGTGGACGTTGTAGGCGAACGCCTGACCGCCCTCCAACTGGTCCACCACCCACAGGCGCTGCTGCGGGAAGGACGCGGGCGCGGGCTCGGTGCTGGCGCGACGCGGGATGGTCCGCTCGAGCGCCTGGGCCGACGAGGCCTGCAGCTGGCCCTTCTTCTCCTTGAGGAGCAACTCGTACAGCGCGCGCTGCTTGGGAGTGAGCTTGTCGAGGTTCTTGGAACTACCGCTCATTGCTGGACTCCGGGTCCTCCGGTGGCTGGGATGTCCCAGGGCGGAGGTAAGGTTCGAGAGGGCCGGAGCTCGCCGGCCCGAAAAGGGTGCAGGGCCGGCTATCGCGAGCGACGCGCGAGCTCGGCTTCGATTTCTTCGTCACTGAGGTTGGCCAGCTCATCGAGCGCGGCCTGACTGGCGGCCTCTTCCAGCGCCGCCTGATGGTCCGCCACCAGCTTCGCCAGCGAGGCCACCGTGGCGGCCTCGAAGAGCTTCGCCAGGGGAATGTCCAGGTCGAACTGGGTGCGCAGCCGTCCCGCCACGCGCGTGGCCAGGAGCGAGTGTCCGCCCAGGTCGAAGAAGTTGTCGTTGAGGCCCACGGAGTCGACGCCGAGGACCTCCTGCCAGAGCGCCGCGAGCTGCTTCTCCAGCTCGGAGCCGGGCGCGACGAAGGGCGTCTTCGAGCGCCGTGGCTTGCCGGCCGCGCGTGCTCCCGCGACGGGCTGTGACGTCTCGCGCTGAATCCACAGCCGCCAGCGCTGCGCCAGGTCACCGGTGGCGACCACCACCTGGCCGTCCACCCCGAGCGTCACCAGTCGGCGCACCGCCTCCGCGCCCTCCGCGGGCGTCATGGCGTACTGGTCCATGCTGGTGCGCACGTTCGTGTGCTTCGTCTCCTCGGGCCACGGGTCCCACGACGCGCTCACCCAGCGCGTCCCGCTGCGGCCCGCGCGCGCCTGCGCGAAGGCATCCATGAAGAGGTTCGAGGACGCGTACGTCAGGTAGCCCAGGCCGCCGAGCACCGCGGCGTTGGACGAGAAGAGCAGCACGAAGTCGGCCGAGCGGCGGCTCAGCACCTGCTCCAGCGCATACGTGCCATGGACCTTGGGACCGAACTGAGTCTCGGACTCGCTCCGGCCGATGTCCGTCAGCGGGTTGTAGAGCGACGGGCCCTGCGTGACGCCCGCGCAGTGGAGCACGCCGTTCAACGCGCCGAAGCGGGCCTCCACCTTGGCGACGGCGGCCTCCAGTTGCGCCGCGTCCGCGACGTCCGCGTGCACCACCATCACCTGAGCGCCTGCCTGCTCCAGCTCGCGCACTCGGAGGATGCGGCGCGCCACGGCGTCGTCCTCAGGATGCGTGGCCAGGTATCCGTCCCACTCGGACGGCGCGGGCAGCGCCGTGCGACCCAGCAGCGCGATGCGCGCGTGGAGCGTGCGCGCCAGGTGCTCGGCCAGCATCAGGCCGACCCCGCCCAGACCTCCGGTGATGAGGTACACGCCCTTCTCACGCAGCGGCGTGGGGGCCTCGCCCACGGGCTCCAGGCGCAGCGGCGAGTGCGTCTGCGCGTAACGGAGGCTGCCGCGCCACGCGACCACGGCGTCACGCGAGCGCTGGCTCAGCTCGGCGAGCAGTCGCTCCGCGAGCTTCTCCACCGCCGGGCTCCCGGGCGCGGGGGCGACGACGTCGAGGCAGCGCGTGGAGACGTGCTCCTGCTCCTGGGGAATCACCTTGCAGGGTCCCAGCAGCGTGGCCTTCTCGGGGAGCGCGGTGCCCTCGCCCGCGACGTCCTGCACGCGGTCCGTCACGATTTCGATGCGCACCGGGCGCGACGTGTCGCCCTTCGCGAGCGCCTGCCCCAGGTGCAACAGGCTGTAGTAGCCCGTGTCCTGGACCTTGCGGAACAGCTCGGGGCTGGACGGCTCCTCGCCCGAGGAGCCCAGGCTCCACAGGTGCACCACCACCGAGGGGCTCAGGTCCTGGTCGGCCAGGTCCTTCCACAGCGTCGCGTAGTCACCGCGCAGCCGCGCATCCAGCGCATACCGCTTCGCCGCGTCGCGCATGAAGGCGCCGCCCTGGCGCACGCGCACCACGTCCTGTCCGGCTTCCTCCAGTCGACGGGCCAGCGCCTCGCCGACGCCCAGGCCGTCCACGAAGAGCACCCAGCAGCGGCGCTCCTGCAGCGCCTTGCGGTCCAGCGCGATGGGCGCCGTGCGGTGCCACGCGGGGACATGGAACCAGTCCGCGACGTCCGCGAGCTTTCCTTGCGGTGCCTGGGGAGAAACGGCCTGCGTGGGCTCGGCGCGCGCGGCGGGGGCCACCCAGTAGCGCTGTCGCTCGAAGGGGTAGGTGGGCAGCGGCACGCGGCGGAGGCCACGGTCCTCGTTCACGTCGTCCCAGTCCACCTCCACGCCGTCCAACCAGAGCTGGCCCAGCGTGCTGAGCACGGAGGCCAGCGCGGGCAGCGAGTCCGCGACGCTGGTCCTGATGGCGCGCGTCCCAGTGGTGCCCGCCAACGCGCGAGCGCGCTCGACCAGTGCACCCGGGGTTCCCATCGTGAGGACGACGCGGGTGGGCTCCTTCACCAGCTCGCGCAGCGCATCGTCCAGGCGGGACGTGTTGCTCGCCGCGTCCATCCAGGTCTCCGGGCGCATGGCCTCGGCGTCCGTGACGAAGGCGCCCGTCGCCGCGGAGAGCAGCGGCATCTCGGGAGACTTCAGCCCCGAGCCCGTCAGTCCTCGACGCTGATTGCTCGGGTCACCGAGCAGCGCCATCGTCAGGGCCTTCTCCAGCGGGAGCGCACCGGAGAGCGCCGCCGCGACCCACGCGCCGATGCCCTCTCCGAGCACGGACTCGGGTACCAGGCCCCAGGTCATCCACAGACGCGCCAGGGCGTACTGTTCGACGAAGCGAGCCATCGTGCCCAGGGGCTCGGGCAGCGAGGGCCGGCGGCCGTCCTCGGGATACATCGCGGCGCTCAGGTCCAGGCCCAACGGCGAGCGCAGCCGCTTCGCGCAGGCGTCCACCTCCGCGCGGAACGCCGGCTCCGAGCGGTAGAGCGACTCCAGCGGCGTGCCCACTCCGGCATCGGAGAAGAGGAACGACACGGGCCGCTGGCTCGTCTCGTGCGTCGCCGTGAGGACGCGCTGGGGCTCGGCCATGCGCAGCACGCGCACGGCGTCCTGGACGTCACGAGCGACGAGGACCCTGCGGTGCGAGTGCGCCTTGCGGCCCACCTGGAGCGTGTGGGCCACGTCAGAGAGCGACAGCTCGGGATGGGACTCCAGGTGCTGCGCGAGCCGCGCGGTCGCCGTGTCGAGCGCCGTGTGGCTGCGCGCCGACAGCACGAGCAGCTCCCAGGGGCGGCTCGCGGAGGACGCGGGCGTGGCGGGCGCCTCCTCGAGGATGACGTGCGCGTTGGTGCCGCCGATGCCGAACGAGCTCACGCCCGCGCGCCGGGGCGTGCGCCCACGGGGCCACGGCTGGAGCGCGGTGTTCACGTAGAAGGGACCGCTGTCGAAGTCGATCTGCGGGTTGGGCGACTCGAAGTGGAGGCTGGGCGGGAGCTGCTGGTGCTTCATCGCGAGGATGGCCTTGAGCAGGCTCGCGCTGCCGGCCGCCGCGTCCAGGTGCCCCACGTTCGTCTTCACCGAGCCGATGGGGATGCTGCGACGCCCCTTGGTCTTGTTGCCGAAGGCCTTCGTCAGCGCGCGCACCTCGATGGGGTCTCCCAGCGCGGTGCCGGTGCCGTGCGCCTCCACGTAGTGGATGCTGTCCGCGGACACCTCGGCGGCGGCGAGCGCGTCCTTGATGACGGTGGCCTGCCCCTGCACGCTGGGCGCGGTGAAGCTGGCCTTCACGGCGCCGTCGTTGTTGATGGCCGAGCCCTTGATGACGGCGTGGATGGTGTCGCCGTCGGCGAGCGCGTCCTCCAGCCGCTTGAGGACGACAAGGCCGATGCCGCTGCCGAAGATGGTGCCCGCGGCCTTCGCGTCGAACGCGCGGCAGTGGCCGTCCGGCGAGACGATGCCGCCGTACTGGTACAGGTAGCCCACGTTCTGCGGGACGTTGATGGCCACGCCGCCCGCCACGGCCATCCGGCACTCGTCGGCGAGCAGCGCCTGTCCGGCCAGGTGCAGCGCGACCAGCGCGGTGGAGCACGCGGTGTGCACCGAGTAGGCGGGGCCGCGCAGGTTGAGCCGGTGCGCCACGCGCGTGGTGAGGAAGGCCAGGTCGTTGCCCAGGCCAATCTCGAACGGGTCCAAGCCACCCAGCGCGGCGGGGTTCGAGAAGAGGTTGAAGACGTACGTGTCCGTGCGCGCGCCCGCGTACACGCCGATGCGGCCCTTGAATCGCTCGGTGTCGTAGCCCGCGTGCTCCAGGGCCTCCACGGCGCACTCCAGGAAGACGCGCTGCTGCGGGTCCATCACCTCCGCTTCCTTGGGGGTGACGCCGAAGTAGCCCGCGTCGAACAGGTCCGCGTCCTCCAGGACGGCCGCGGCCTTCACGTAGTTCGGGTCCGAGCGCACGGCGGCGGTGTCGAGCGCGCTGGGCTCCAGGTCCGCGTCCTCCAGGAACCGGATGGACTCCACGCCGTCGCGCAGGTTCCTCCAGAAGGCCTCCAGGTCGCGCGCCCCCGGGAACCGCCCCGCCATGCCGATGACGGCGATCTCCAGTCCGGTGGTGTCCGCGTTGGACGAATCCGTGGCCATGTCTCTCTCCCGAGTCCCGCTCAAGTGTCGACCTTCCTCGCCCGCTGCTGCTTCAGCGCGCTCCTGCGCCGCTGACGCCGCCCCTCGTCTTCCGCGTCCTCATCGCCTTCGTCCCCGCTCACCGGGTCCGAGGCGAGCCCCACCCGACGGACCAGGTCCTCGATGTGGTGACGCGCCTTCGTCGTTCCGTGCTCTTCGCGAAGCTGCTCGCCCAGCCGCGCCGCCGTGGCGCGCGGGCCCGTGTCCTCGTGCGCCGCGCGCAGTGCCGCCGCGAGTCGCTCCACGCTCAGCTCGCCGATGGGAATCGCCGGTCCACCGCAGCCGCGCTCCTGGACGACCTCGCCCCAGGTGAACTGGTCATACGTGTGCGGTACGACGACCTGGGGGATGCCCGCGCGGAACGCCGCGCCCGTGGTCCCCGCGCCGCCGTGGTGCACCACGCACGACACCCGCGAGAACAGCCACGAGTGCGGCACCTGTCCCAGCGCGTGCACCGTCGGAGGCAGGGCGCGCTGGCCCAGGCCGCTCCAGCCGTGCTGGATGAGGGCCCGTCGCCCCGAGCGCTCGGCGGCGGCCACCAGCGTGTCCGTCAGCGCCGCGGAGTCCGCGTGCGTCATGCTGCCGAAGGTGATGCACACCGGCGCCTCGCCCTCCGCCAGGAACGCGGCCAGCTCCGCATCCGGCGTGAAGTCCGGCTCGTCGAGCAGGCAGTAGCCGACGGTGTGGTGATGCGCCGGCGCGTCGGACGCGGGCGGGCGCACGTGCCGGCTCAGCGCGGTGAGGACCAGCTGCGGTGAGAGTCCATCCACCAGCGGGTTGTCGAGCGGAGGCAGTCGCAGGGACTCGCGCAGGGGGTTCACCAGTCCGCGCACCGCGGCCTGGAACGCCGGGCTCCCGCCGCCGCTGCCGCTGTGCTCCACGAGCACCGTCACGAAGGGCAGGTGCGTGAGGTCGTGCACCATGCGGGCGGCGGGCTGGACGCGTCCACTGACGAGGACATCGGCGTTGCGGCACGCGGCGCGCAGGTCCTCCAGCATGAGGGGCACGGCCTCGGCGAGGGGCTGGAAGAGCTGGAGCATGCCTCCAGCGGAGTGGGCGACCGCGGGGTTGCCCATCATCGCCTGGGTGATGCCGCTCTGTGCGTCCCGCAGGTCCGGGCCCACGGGCGCGAACTCCAGGCCGTGGTGTCGCGCCAGGGCCTCGTACGAAGGCGCGGCGGCGAGCACCGGCTGATGGCCGTGTCGCTTGAGCTCGACGGCCAGGGCCACGAAGGGCTGGACGTCACCGAGAGACCCGAAGTTGGTGAGGATGACTCGCATGGTGCGGGGGCAGGGTCGACCGCGGGCCGACTCAGCCCTCGTCCTCCGCTTCCTCGTCGTCGGAGCGCCGACGGGAGCGCTGTCGCTGGAGGTTCTGCTTGCGGCGCTGCACCGTGGACTCGCGCTCGTCCGTCTCTGTCTGCACCGTGCCCGCCTCGGGAGGCTGGAGCAGGGCGGCCAGGGCCTTCACCGTGACGCCTTCGTAGAGGCTGGAGGCGGGCACGCTGATGTCCAGGCGCCGCTTGAGCCGATCACTGAGCTGCACGGCGATGAGCGAGTCGCCGCCCAGCTCGAAGAAGTTGTCCTGGATGCCGATGGGCGCGACGCCGAGCGTCTGCTGCCACAGCTCCGTGAGCGTGCGCTCCATCTCCGTCGTGGGCGCGACGTAGGCGCTGCGCAGGTTCGACGGCCGGGGATGCTGCGGCCGCGCGGCTGGGGTGGCTGAGTCCACCACCTCGACGGCACGGGGCCGCGCCTGACGCGCCACGGGGTCGTGCGTGGACACCACCCACCAGGCGCCCTCGGTCTGCGAGAGCACGCGCGCGAGGGCCTCGGCGCCCTGCTCGGGAGCGATGGCCAGCCGGTCCAGGGCCTCACCCCGTGCACCGGGGTGCGCGCCGTAGTCCTCCACGCGCACCACGTCCCAATCCAGGCTCACCCACCGCCGACCCGCGCGAGTCGCCGCCTGGGCGAAGGTGTCCTGCCACGCGCTCGCCGCCGTGTGCGCGACGGTGGCCATGCCGCCCAGCACGGAGGAGATGGAGGACGCCACCACGCGGAAGTCCAGGGGACGCTCGCCGAGCACCTGGTCGAGCAGCGCCAGTCCCCGCACGCGCGCGTCGAAGTGCCACGCGCTCTCGTCGGGTCCCGTCTCGGAGACGAGCCGCGCCACCTGCTCGCGCGGCAGCCAGGCCCCGTACACCACGCCGTGCAAGGCACCGAAGCGCGCCAACGCGGCATCCACCGCTTCGCGCAGGGACTCCTGCCTCGTCACGTCGACGGAGAGGACGACGACCTCGGCGCCCAGGGTCTCCAACTGACGAGCCCTCCGGATGCGCTGCGACAGGGGATGCGCATCCCCGTGCTGGGACAGGTGCGCGTCCCAGTGCTCGCGCGATGGCAGGTCCGAGGGCTCCAGGCAGACCAGCTTCGCGCCGGGAGAGATGCTCGCGAGGGCGCGTGCGTTCATCGCGCCCACGCCGCTGAGACCGTGCACCAGCAGGTACACGCCACCCGGGCGCGAGAGGACCTGTGCGCCCGTCGCATCGGGCAGCGGCAACGGCTCCAACGTGCGGACCCAGCGGTGCGGACCTCGCAGCGCGACCACCGTGTCCAGGGCCGTCGAGCGCAGCTCCGCGCGCAGGGACTGGAGGCTGGCGGGGGCCAGCTTGAAGTCCGCGTCCATCACCACGTCGACGTGGCGCAAGCGCAGGAATGGCTGCTCCTGCGAGACGACCTGACAGGGGCCCAGCACCGTGGCCTTGTCCGCAGAGAGGGCCTCGTCGCCCGTCACCTCGTGGACGTGGTTGGTCACCACCCAGATGGAGCAGGGCCTCTCGGGGGCGTGCTCGACGAGGGCACGCGCGAGGGCGACGAGTGAGTGGTACCCGCTCGCCTGCGCCTGCGCGAAGGACGTGGGGAGCCCGGGCGTGAGGCTCCACAGGTGCAGCACGGCGTCGGGAAGCAGGCCCGCGTCGCGCAGCGCGCCGAGCAGCGCGCGGAAGTCCGACAGGGAGCCGGGAGCGACGGTGAACTCGGAGTCCCCCGTGCGACTGAAGGCCGTACCCGGGCGCACGCGGAGGACTCGCCGCTCCTCGCCGGGGGCGGCCGACAGGAGCGCGTCGGTGGGAGAGGCCTCGTCCTCGAACACCAGCCAGACGCGAGGCGTGGCCCCTCGCGCGACGAGCGAGGACGACAGCGGGGCGCGCTTCCAGGACGGCACATGGAACCAGCGCTCCAGCGGCTCCTGGACGAGCGCGGTCTCCGTGGCGACAGGCGTGCTCTTCACTTCGGAGGACGTCGTGCTTCGCGTCTCCGGCTCCACCCAGAAGCGCTGACGCTCGAACGGGTAGGTGGGGAGGGGCAGCCGCTGGCGTCGCTCCTCGCCGTGGAAGCCCTTCCAGTCCACGGTGACGCCCGCGAGCCAGAGCCCACCCAGCGTCGTGTACGCGAGCGGCGGAGTGCCCGGCGCCACGGTATCCTGCGACGTCGGCATGGACGCGAGCACCGGGCGCGACGCGGCGGTGTCGGGATGCCTCCGCGCGAGCCTGCTGAGCACCTGTCCCGGTCCGCATTCGAGCAGCACGCGCTTCGGGTCCGACAACAGGGCGTGGAGCCCGTCGGCGAAGCGCACCGCGCCGCGCAGGTGCTGTGCCCAGTACCGCGGGCTCGTCGCCTGCTCGGTGGTGATCCACGTCCCGGTGACGTTGGAGACGAAGGGCAGGGTGGGCGGCCGCAGCGGCATGGCCGCCGCGCGCGCGGTGAAGGCGTCGAGGATGGGGTCCATCATCGACGAGTGGAACGCATGCGACGTGGCGAGCACGTGGCTGCGCACACCGGCCTCCTCGAGCTGGCGGCGCACGCGCTCCACCGCTTCGTGCGGCCCGGAGACGACACACTGCATGGGCGAGTTCACCGCGGCGAGGCTCAGCTCGGTGCCCAGGTAGGGGCGCACCTCGTCCTCGCTCAGCGGCACGGCCAGCATCGCCCCGGACGGGAGCGACTGCATCAGCCGTCCACGCGCCGCCACCAACTGGAGCGCGTGCTCCAACGAGAAGACACCCGCGAGGCACGCGGCCACGTACTCACCGATGCTGTGGCCCACCATCGCCGCGGGCTTCACGCCCCAGGACATCCACAGTCGCGCGGTGGCGTACTCGAGGACGAAGAGCGCGGGCTGGGTGAGCTCCGTCCTCGCCAGCGTGCGCTCGTTCTCCTCCTGCGTGCCGGACTTCGGATACAGCACGTCGCGCAGGTCCTTGCCGCCCAGGTGCGGAACGAGCAGCGTCGCGCACCGGTCCACCTCGGCCCGGAACACGGGCTCCGCGTCATACAGCGCGCGGCCCATGCCCACGTGCTGCGAGCCCTGGCCCGGGAACAGGAACGCCACCGGCCGGTCCACGCTGTCCTGGGACTCGGGGGCTGACGGCTCGGCGGGAGTCCTGGCCAAGGCCTCCACCGCGTCGCCCGCATCGCGCGCGAGGATGAAGCGGCGGTGCGAGAAGCGCTGACGACCCGCCTGGAGCGTCCACGCCACGTCCGCGAGCTTCGCGTCGGGCAGATTCTTCAGCGCCTCCGCCAACCGCCGCGTGC is from Myxococcus fulvus and encodes:
- a CDS encoding condensation domain-containing protein; this encodes MSGSSKNLDKLTPKQRALYELLLKEKKGQLQASSAQALERTIPRRASTEPAPASFPQQRLWVVDQLEGGQAFAYNVHITVQFTGTLDIALLERCVNQVVRRHESLRTVFAARDDGLPVQVVLPELTLTIPVEDISALAKEEQDAEVERRTSEESQRLFDLAKGPLLRGKVLRLGPDNHVALVTMHHLVTDRWSLGVFVRELMTFYAAEVSGQSPAIPELAIQYSDFAEWQRERMQGERLRVELDFWKQHLKTLPAPLELPTDRPRPVRQTYRGSRQFVTLPVALTRALKEVSQQEGATLFMTLLATFQTLMHRHSRQTDITVGSPIAGRNVPELESLIGFFVNTLVLRNDLGGNPTFRELLRRAKDVCMAAYAHQELPFEKLVEELQPPRDLSRHPLFQVMFSFQNTPRQDLSMPGLQSTYLLVDPGSAKFDLLLELREDRPDEIFGWLEYNTDLFDVTTVQRLRGHFYTLLGAVAVNPDTRLSELPLLTQDEHVQLLSDFQGEHVRYPEDATLHSLFEAQALRTPHA
- a CDS encoding type I polyketide synthase — its product is MKQPSDIDDADLAIIGMSGRFPGARSTAELWANLRGGVESIRFFTPEESLAAGVAPEQVEDPDFVRAAAVMPEPESFDAAFFDMPPREAELTDPQHRVFLEVCWEALEHAGYSPRDFPGAISVYGGATLNTYLLMNLARNPRVLESVEPVQVNIGNGTDFLATRVSYKLNLRGASHAVQSACSTSLVAVHLACQSLLNGECDMALAGGASVNVSFLHGYRHVEGGMASPDGRCRPFDAKARGTLFGSGAGVVVLKKLKAAVRDGDTVHAVIKGSAINNDGSLKAGYTAPGVEGQAQVVAEALAASGLEADDIGYVEAHGTATPLGDPIEVEALTRAFRASTQRRRYCALGSVKGNLGHLDAAAGVTGLIKAAMAVKHGELPPSLHYERPNPAIDFDNSPFYVNATLKPWPATAMPRRAGVSSFGVGGTNAHVVLEQPPRPLDSAAPRRAWQLLPVSARTPSALETSTRRLAEALKNLPDAKLADVAWTLQAGRQRFSHRRFILARDAGDAVEALARTPAEPSAPESQDSVDRPVAFLFPGQGSQHVGMGRALYDAEPVFRAEVDRCATLLVPHLGGKDLRDVLYPKSGTQEENERTLARTELTQPALFVLEYATARLWMSWGVKPAAMVGHSIGEYVAACLAGVFSLEHALQLVAARGRLMQSLPSGAMLAVPLSEDEVRPYLGTELSLAAVNSPMQCVVSGPHEAVERVRRQLEEAGVRSHVLATSHAFHSSMMDPILDAFTARAAAMPLRPPTLPFVSNVTGTWITTEQATSPRYWAQHLRGAVRFADGLHALLSDPKRVLLECGPGQVLSRLARRHPDTAASRPVLASMPTSQDTVAPGTPPLAYTTLGGLWLAGVTVDWKGFHGEERRQRLPLPTYPFERQRFWVEPETRSTTSSEVKSTPVATETALVQEPLERWFHVPSWKRAPLSSSLVARGATPRVWLVFEDEASPTDALLSAAPGEERRVLRVRPGTAFSRTGDSEFTVAPGSLSDFRALLGALRDAGLLPDAVLHLWSLTPGLPTSFAQAQASGYHSLVALARALVEHAPERPCSIWVVTNHVHEVTGDEALSADKATVLGPCQVVSQEQPFLRLRHVDVVMDADFKLAPASLQSLRAELRSTALDTVVALRGPHRWVRTLEPLPLPDATGAQVLSRPGGVYLLVHGLSGVGAMNARALASISPGAKLVCLEPSDLPSREHWDAHLSQHGDAHPLSQRIRRARQLETLGAEVVVLSVDVTRQESLREAVDAALARFGALHGVVYGAWLPREQVARLVSETGPDESAWHFDARVRGLALLDQVLGERPLDFRVVASSISSVLGGMATVAHTAASAWQDTFAQAATRAGRRWVSLDWDVVRVEDYGAHPGARGEALDRLAIAPEQGAEALARVLSQTEGAWWVVSTHDPVARQARPRAVEVVDSATPAARPQHPRPSNLRSAYVAPTTEMERTLTELWQQTLGVAPIGIQDNFFELGGDSLIAVQLSDRLKRRLDISVPASSLYEGVTVKALAALLQPPEAGTVQTETDERESTVQRRKQNLQRQRSRRRSDDEEAEDEG
- a CDS encoding glycosyltransferase, yielding MRVILTNFGSLGDVQPFVALAVELKRHGHQPVLAAAPSYEALARHHGLEFAPVGPDLRDAQSGITQAMMGNPAVAHSAGGMLQLFQPLAEAVPLMLEDLRAACRNADVLVSGRVQPAARMVHDLTHLPFVTVLVEHSGSGGGSPAFQAAVRGLVNPLRESLRLPPLDNPLVDGLSPQLVLTALSRHVRPPASDAPAHHHTVGYCLLDEPDFTPDAELAAFLAEGEAPVCITFGSMTHADSAALTDTLVAAAERSGRRALIQHGWSGLGQRALPPTVHALGQVPHSWLFSRVSCVVHHGGAGTTGAAFRAGIPQVVVPHTYDQFTWGEVVQERGCGGPAIPIGELSVERLAAALRAAHEDTGPRATAARLGEQLREEHGTTKARHHIEDLVRRVGLASDPVSGDEGDEDAEDEGRRQRRRSALKQQRARKVDT
- a CDS encoding type I polyketide synthase → MATDSSNADTTGLEIAVIGMAGRFPGARDLEAFWRNLRDGVESIRFLEDADLEPSALDTAAVRSDPNYVKAAAVLEDADLFDAGYFGVTPKEAEVMDPQQRVFLECAVEALEHAGYDTERFKGRIGVYAGARTDTYVFNLFSNPAALGGLDPFEIGLGNDLAFLTTRVAHRLNLRGPAYSVHTACSTALVALHLAGQALLADECRMAVAGGVAINVPQNVGYLYQYGGIVSPDGHCRAFDAKAAGTIFGSGIGLVVLKRLEDALADGDTIHAVIKGSAINNDGAVKASFTAPSVQGQATVIKDALAAAEVSADSIHYVEAHGTGTALGDPIEVRALTKAFGNKTKGRRSIPIGSVKTNVGHLDAAAGSASLLKAILAMKHQQLPPSLHFESPNPQIDFDSGPFYVNTALQPWPRGRTPRRAGVSSFGIGGTNAHVILEEAPATPASSASRPWELLVLSARSHTALDTATARLAQHLESHPELSLSDVAHTLQVGRKAHSHRRVLVARDVQDAVRVLRMAEPQRVLTATHETSQRPVSFLFSDAGVGTPLESLYRSEPAFRAEVDACAKRLRSPLGLDLSAAMYPEDGRRPSLPEPLGTMARFVEQYALARLWMTWGLVPESVLGEGIGAWVAAALSGALPLEKALTMALLGDPSNQRRGLTGSGLKSPEMPLLSAATGAFVTDAEAMRPETWMDAASNTSRLDDALRELVKEPTRVVLTMGTPGALVERARALAGTTGTRAIRTSVADSLPALASVLSTLGQLWLDGVEVDWDDVNEDRGLRRVPLPTYPFERQRYWVAPAARAEPTQAVSPQAPQGKLADVADWFHVPAWHRTAPIALDRKALQERRCWVLFVDGLGVGEALARRLEEAGQDVVRVRQGGAFMRDAAKRYALDARLRGDYATLWKDLADQDLSPSVVVHLWSLGSSGEEPSSPELFRKVQDTGYYSLLHLGQALAKGDTSRPVRIEIVTDRVQDVAGEGTALPEKATLLGPCKVIPQEQEHVSTRCLDVVAPAPGSPAVEKLAERLLAELSQRSRDAVVAWRGSLRYAQTHSPLRLEPVGEAPTPLREKGVYLITGGLGGVGLMLAEHLARTLHARIALLGRTALPAPSEWDGYLATHPEDDAVARRILRVRELEQAGAQVMVVHADVADAAQLEAAVAKVEARFGALNGVLHCAGVTQGPSLYNPLTDIGRSESETQFGPKVHGTYALEQVLSRRSADFVLLFSSNAAVLGGLGYLTYASSNLFMDAFAQARAGRSGTRWVSASWDPWPEETKHTNVRTSMDQYAMTPAEGAEAVRRLVTLGVDGQVVVATGDLAQRWRLWIQRETSQPVAGARAAGKPRRSKTPFVAPGSELEKQLAALWQEVLGVDSVGLNDNFFDLGGHSLLATRVAGRLRTQFDLDIPLAKLFEAATVASLAKLVADHQAALEEAASQAALDELANLSDEEIEAELARRSR